The Synechococcus sp. M16.1 genome includes the window GATCGCACCCTGCTTCCTTCAGCGACTTCTGCTGCCGCTCGCTGTCCTGCTCAGTAGTGCTGGTCCTCCAGTAACCCCAGATCGCCATGACTGCCCTGTCGAATCTCTGCTGAAATTATAGAGCAATTCGACAGGGTATTTCGACAGGGTAAGAACGTAGTTGTGATGGTTTTTCGTCTGATCTGTCGGAACTTGTAAGTTTCGACACCCATCAGGACTTCTTCCGTTTTCGCGCTTGACCAAGCCCGGTCATCCGTGACTAAAACAGATGTACTACTAACGGAGGGTTCATGGCAGAGGGTTGGTTGATCGACGCCAATGACCATTGGGTCTGGCGCTTCCACAGGGACAACTCCGCTTGGGTCAGAGATCCGAAGGTCTTCATTGACCGAGGGCGATCAATGCCTGAAGGACCACCACTGCTCAAGGAGCGTCGGTATCTGAGGAAAGATGCCGCAGAGCAGTTGTGGAAGTCACTCCAGACCCAGGGATGGAAGAAGACGACTCCCTTATGGGGTGCGACTGTCGAACCCTGAAGGTGTCTCCGCCACCTAAATCCCAATCCAGTAAAAATTGCTGCCGCTACCCATATGGCG containing:
- a CDS encoding DUF1651 domain-containing protein, translating into MAEGWLIDANDHWVWRFHRDNSAWVRDPKVFIDRGRSMPEGPPLLKERRYLRKDAAEQLWKSLQTQGWKKTTPLWGATVEP